A single Uloborus diversus isolate 005 chromosome 7, Udiv.v.3.1, whole genome shotgun sequence DNA region contains:
- the LOC129226866 gene encoding uncharacterized protein LOC129226866, whose protein sequence is MNCMQQLKNIFLRTVRIDDEGRFIVDLPWLSEHPPLPENFELALKRLNNTVKNLKAKNLYEDYDLVFKEWEKEGIIEEVPYNEIQEPSQYLPHRPVVKENSTTRIRPVFDASAKSRSSPSLNDCLEKGMNLIEFIPSILTRFRMYKIGVTADICKAFLQIRVSERDKNYLRFLWYNDKSELKYFRHCRVIFGASCSPFLLGSVVQYHLESALEEARAESSKYPVETVEELANSFYVDNCLVSVKDEAQLHKFIQAATEILMERKFELRGWEYSDSRCQVSEPTNVLGMMWDRGNDTLSLKLSHDTDTSSMKTSKRSILSAAHKTFDPLGIACPVTLLPKLLLQRLWECKLTWDQEVDTNTKEEFLKWLKNLETLKELKITRWLQCEYVIDSLHFFCDASKSAYSAVVFIKICLNDSVAVHLLRAKSRIAPCGKKETTIARLELLGATILARLSVEVLKEFKKEKIVFWTDSTTVLSWLRREGPWGVFVQNRVQEIRSLTPLNAWRFVPGSLNPADLPSRGCSARQLLSSKWWEGPQWLYFSSEEWPKDEFCVDEEEIQSERKRGVVSSMVNVQCTDNIIL, encoded by the coding sequence ATGAATTGCATGCAGCAgctaaagaacatttttttgagAACTGTTAGAATAGACGATGAAGGAAGGTTTATCGTTGATTTGCCTTGGTTGAGTGAACATCCCCCTCTgcctgaaaattttgaattggcTTTGAAGAGACTGAACAACACAGTAAAGAACttaaaagcgaaaaatttgtatgAGGATTATGACCTGGTTTTCAAAGAATGGGAAAAGGAGGGAATAATTGAAGAGGTTCCTTATAATGAAATTCAAGAACCATCGCAGTATTTACCACATCGGCCTGTTGTCAAAGAAAATAGTACGACTCGCATTAGGCCAGTATTCGATGCTTCCGCTAAGTCGAGATCTTCACCAAGTCTAAATGACTGCCTTGAAAAGGGTATGAACCTTATTGAATTCATTCCATCAATATTAACACGCTTTCGTATGTATAAAATAGGGGTTACTGCTGATATATGTAAAGCGTTTCTGCAAATCCGTGTATCTGAAAGGGACAAAAATTATCTGAGATTCCTCTGGTACAACGATAAGTCTGAGCTAAAGTATTTCAGGCACTGTCGTGTAATATTCGGTGCTTCGTGTAGCCCTTTTTTACTCGGATCTGTGGTTCAGTATCATTTAGAATCAGCACTAGAAGAGGCAAGAGCTGAGTCCTCGAAATATCCCGTTGAAACTGTAGAAGAACTTGCTAACAGTTTTTATGTGGACAATTGTCTTGTTAGCGTAAAGGATGAAGCTCAGTTGCATAAATTTATACAAGCCGCTACAGAAATATTAatggaaagaaaatttgaattacgAGGGTGGGAGTACTCGGATTCCCGCTGTCAAGTTTCAGAACCCACGAATGTGCTAGGAATGATGTGGGACCGTGGAAATGATACCCTCAGTTTAAAGTTATCACATGATACTGATACCTCTTCGATGAAAACTTCTAAGAGGTCAATTTTATCTGCTGCACATAAAACGTTTGATCCTTTAGGCATAGCCTGTCCAGTTACTTTACTGCCAAAACTTTTGCTGCAGAGGTTATGGGAATGCAAATTAACATGGGATCAAGAAGTAGATACAAATACTAAAGAAGAATTCTTGAAATGGTTGAAAAATTTGGAGACTTTGAAAGAATTGAAGATAACTAGATGGTTGCAATGCGAATACGTAATtgatagtttacattttttctgcGACGCTAGTAAGTCTGcctattcagctgttgtttttataaaaatttgtttgaatgatTCAGTAGCTGTTCATCTGCTAAGAGCCAAATCTCGGATTGCACCTTGTGGAAAGAAAGAGACGACTATAGCAAGATTAGAGCTTCTTGGAGCCACAATTTTAGCACGTCTTTCTGTAGAAGTTCTGAAAGaattcaaaaaagagaaaattgtgttTTGGACTGATTCTACTACAGTTCTTTCATGGTTGAGAAGAGAAGGGCCGTGGGGAGTGTTTGTACAAAACCGAGTGCAGGAAATTAGATCCTTGACTCCTTTGAATGCATGGCGGTTCGTCCCAGGATCACTAAATCCAGCAGATCTTCCGAGTAGAGGTTGTTCTGCTCGTCAACTTCTTTCGTCAAAATGGTGGGAAGGTCCGCAATGGTTGTATTTCTCATCGGAAGAATGGCCAAAAGACGAATTTTGTGTTGATGAAGAAGAAATTCAAAGTGAAAGAAAGAGAGGCGTGGTATCATCTATGGTCAACGTGCAATGCACAGATAACATT